One Solanum lycopersicum chromosome 4, SLM_r2.1 DNA window includes the following coding sequences:
- the LOC138347951 gene encoding uncharacterized protein: MYLSGDAKLWWRTRNVDDVSAGRPRIYTWDKLIKEMRDQFLPSNASWLARDKFKRLRRTGSLREYIKEFTSVMLDIQNMSDEDKLYNFISGMQGRAQNELRRQNVKDLPGAIAAADSLVDFRTTCLSTHVPSTSKTKKKNEKKGELRKDSRKDNRNDKGKTQMKDGKDRPKNKDGNFKGCWTCGGPHLKKSCPNRE; this comes from the coding sequence ATGTATTTGTCGGGTGATGCGAAACTTTGGTGGAGGACTCGTAATGTAGACGATGTAAGTGCTGGTCGTCCTAGAATTTATACATGGGATAAGCTAATCAAAGAAATGCGTGATCAATTTCTTCCTAGCAATGCATCTTGGCTTGCAAGGGATAAATTTAAAAGGCTAAGGCGGACGGGTTCACTGAGGGAATACATAAAAGAATTTACCTCTGTGATGTTAGACATACAAAATATGTCTGATGAGGATAAACTTTACAACTTCATTTCGGGCATGCAAGGCAGGGCTCAAAATGAACTACGAAGGCAGAATGTTAAAGATCTGCCCGGGGCAATTGCTGCCGCCGATTCGTTAGTGGATTTCCGGACGACTTGTCTTTCGACACACGTCCCCTCCActtcaaaaactaagaaaaagaatgagaagAAAGGGGAATTGAGAAAGGATAGTCGTAAAGACAATAGAAATGATAAAGGAAAGACACAAATGAAGGATGGGAAAGACAGGCCAAAGAACAAAGATGGAAATTTTAAGGGTTGTTGGACTTGTGGTGGTcctcatttaaaaaaatcttgtcCAAATCGGGAATAA